Proteins encoded in a region of the Synechococcus sp. BIOS-U3-1 genome:
- a CDS encoding DUF3120 domain-containing protein, translating to MFSGLIRNQALAEPVQPIALGMAGLPFWASTLVVLPVFVQAPWVREQPFTSCLFGLVLLSVGVITNSIAPKQWKDFGALLVGFSGSWLAGSLFWGWLAIHPLLHLPVEAFALPLAITGLGTRWRLGCAFYLASLLGTAFTDLAMALTGVMALWPAVIGASASDATGLLQDAAAYVLRPTSLLTVTATGVIIVQFVQYCRSRSSLSAANDKAWAVAAAVLLTTLLIDGLFLLLSLLAPELSGLV from the coding sequence TTGTTCAGTGGGCTGATACGCAACCAAGCCCTTGCTGAGCCGGTCCAGCCGATCGCTCTTGGGATGGCTGGGCTGCCCTTCTGGGCATCCACGCTGGTAGTGCTGCCTGTATTCGTGCAGGCGCCCTGGGTGCGCGAACAACCCTTCACCTCCTGTCTGTTCGGTCTTGTGCTCCTTTCAGTGGGCGTGATCACCAATTCGATTGCGCCCAAACAATGGAAAGATTTCGGAGCACTACTGGTTGGTTTTAGTGGCAGCTGGTTGGCTGGCAGCCTTTTCTGGGGGTGGCTTGCCATACATCCTTTGCTGCACCTGCCTGTTGAAGCTTTTGCTTTGCCTTTGGCGATCACCGGACTGGGAACTCGATGGCGCCTTGGATGCGCCTTTTATTTGGCTTCTCTACTGGGAACCGCGTTCACCGATTTGGCCATGGCCCTCACAGGCGTTATGGCCCTCTGGCCTGCGGTCATCGGAGCTTCTGCGTCAGACGCAACTGGTCTGCTTCAGGACGCTGCAGCCTACGTACTCAGACCAACTTCTCTGCTGACGGTCACCGCGACAGGAGTGATCATTGTGCAGTTCGTTCAGTACTGCAGATCTCGCAGCAGCCTGTCTGCAGCGAATGACAAAGCTTGGGCTGTGGCGGCGGCCGTACTGCTCACAACCCTTCTGATTGACGGATTGTTTCTGTTGCTGTCTCTGCTCGCACCTGAACTCAGCGGCCTGGTCTGA
- the psbU gene encoding photosystem II complex extrinsic protein PsbU encodes MKRLLSWLTGILVMAGLLMGLLLPASVQAADIRNVADDKIAERGEKVDLNNSSVRRFQQFPGMYPTLAGKIVLGGPYESVDDVLSLDLTDRQKELFEKYRDNFTVTEPSIALNEGFDRINDGQYR; translated from the coding sequence ATGAAGCGTCTGCTGTCCTGGCTGACAGGCATTCTTGTGATGGCAGGCCTGCTGATGGGCCTGCTGCTACCCGCGAGCGTTCAGGCTGCTGACATCCGCAACGTGGCTGACGACAAGATCGCTGAGCGTGGCGAAAAGGTGGATCTGAACAATTCCTCCGTGCGTCGTTTCCAGCAGTTCCCTGGTATGTATCCCACCCTCGCCGGCAAGATCGTGCTGGGTGGCCCCTACGAGAGCGTTGATGACGTTCTTTCTCTTGATCTCACTGATCGCCAGAAAGAGCTTTTCGAGAAATACCGCGACAATTTCACCGTCACAGAACCATCGATTGCTCTCAACGAGGGATTCGATCGCATCAATGATGGCCAGTACCGCTGA
- the nadB gene encoding L-aspartate oxidase: MKHSGPGNEPIPSGPWDVVVVGAGAAGLMTCLELPDGLRVLLVNRNTSRRSSSRWAQGGIASVTRRDDNSGSHATDTIQAGAGLCDGDSVRFLVEKAPQCVDRLLQLGMDFDRNSDGSLATTLEAAHSHHRVLHVQDRTGHALVDVLRQHAEQRPGLLHRRGVRVSQLWVENGRCCGVQVLDGFRLQWIRSRAVVLATGGGGHLYTNTTNPAQAAGEGIALAWAAGAAVEDLEFVQFHPTALKLPGAPCFLISEAVRGEGGRLVDAAGNSPVSDLPGSDLAPRDQVSRALLKSMRLQGIDHIGLDLSGIPRHQAERRFPTILERCRNHNLNPLEQPIPVAPAAHYWMGGVSTDLNAATSLPGLYAVGEVACTGLHGANRLASNSLMECLVFARQLGAIDLPAVSEDDREHWRNRRDTASTSQIHARSNTSIGVLTRSINQLSEQCWDVAGVNRSAAGMQTLLQWTKRSMSPLEQEELLCVVNRQSHQQLLELEEPSRQELNLLLDLIHRQRTTALLLEACLFRTESRGGHFRSDAPCSLPQWRRHSRQLRGQGIKTRGVTE; this comes from the coding sequence ATGAAACACTCCGGCCCTGGCAACGAACCCATCCCCTCAGGTCCCTGGGACGTCGTGGTAGTTGGCGCCGGGGCAGCAGGCCTGATGACCTGCCTTGAACTGCCGGACGGGCTGCGAGTGCTGCTGGTGAATCGCAACACCAGCCGGCGCTCATCGAGCCGTTGGGCTCAGGGCGGAATCGCGTCCGTCACGCGTCGGGATGACAACAGCGGCAGCCATGCAACAGACACGATCCAGGCGGGCGCTGGCCTTTGCGACGGTGATTCCGTCCGTTTTCTCGTTGAGAAGGCTCCGCAATGTGTCGACAGGCTGCTCCAGCTGGGGATGGATTTTGATCGAAACAGTGACGGGAGCCTGGCCACCACCCTCGAGGCTGCGCACAGTCATCACCGAGTGCTGCATGTACAGGACAGAACCGGCCATGCTCTTGTCGATGTGCTTCGACAGCATGCAGAGCAGAGGCCCGGACTGCTGCATCGGAGGGGTGTTCGCGTCAGCCAGCTCTGGGTGGAGAACGGGCGTTGCTGCGGCGTCCAGGTGCTGGATGGGTTCAGGCTGCAATGGATCCGATCCAGAGCAGTGGTTCTGGCCACTGGAGGCGGAGGTCACCTCTATACGAACACCACAAATCCAGCTCAAGCAGCAGGGGAGGGCATCGCCCTGGCCTGGGCGGCCGGGGCTGCGGTTGAAGATCTCGAGTTCGTTCAGTTTCATCCCACTGCTCTGAAGCTTCCTGGAGCTCCCTGCTTTCTGATCTCCGAGGCCGTACGTGGTGAAGGAGGACGACTCGTGGACGCTGCTGGGAACAGTCCGGTCTCCGACTTACCAGGGTCTGATCTCGCCCCCAGAGACCAGGTCAGCCGTGCTCTCTTGAAAAGCATGCGCCTGCAGGGCATCGACCACATCGGCCTTGATCTTTCAGGGATTCCCCGCCACCAGGCTGAGCGTCGCTTCCCAACAATTCTTGAGCGGTGCCGCAACCACAATCTCAATCCTCTTGAGCAACCAATCCCCGTGGCGCCCGCAGCCCATTACTGGATGGGAGGGGTGTCAACCGACCTTAATGCCGCCACATCACTGCCAGGGCTCTATGCAGTGGGGGAGGTGGCCTGCACCGGGCTGCACGGAGCCAATCGTCTGGCCAGCAACTCGCTCATGGAGTGCCTGGTCTTTGCTCGCCAACTGGGAGCGATCGACCTACCGGCTGTTTCAGAAGACGATCGCGAGCACTGGAGAAATCGAAGAGACACAGCCAGCACCAGTCAGATCCATGCCCGCAGCAACACCAGCATCGGCGTACTAACGCGCAGCATCAACCAGCTGAGTGAACAGTGCTGGGATGTGGCCGGAGTCAATCGCTCCGCAGCTGGGATGCAGACGCTGCTGCAGTGGACCAAGAGGTCCATGAGCCCCTTGGAGCAAGAAGAGCTGCTCTGCGTGGTCAACCGCCAATCCCATCAACAACTGCTGGAACTGGAGGAGCCCAGTCGCCAGGAACTGAACTTGCTACTGGACCTCATCCATCGGCAGCGCACTACTGCTCTGCTGCTGGAAGCCTGTCTGTTTAGAACCGAAAGCCGAGGAGGACATTTCCGCAGTGATGCCCCCTGCTCCCTCCCCCAATGGCGCCGGCACAGTCGGCAGCTGAGGGGACAAGGAATCAAAACTCGCGGTGTCACGGAATAA
- a CDS encoding vitamin K epoxide reductase family protein yields the protein MGTTRLTSRRRQDQGFKWARISMAVLGTVGVIDTGSITLKRWGMLGDLTCPMGGDGCDMVLNSPWGTLAQTETFSIPLSFAGLLAYLAVLVMALVPLLPGLMENRSDLSRRTWWGLFTVSLGMAVFSMVLLGLMVFKIQAFCFFCVLSATLSVLLLILCVIGGGWDDPSQLFFRGILLALAVLLGSLIWASVLDPARPEAAVTGPGAPPLVTSASTPAKVALAEHLTATGAVMYSAYWCPHCHEQKEDFGLEAAKKLTVVECAEDGQNSQRALCQSKKIEGFPTWEINGKLDSGVKDLKTLAGLSGFKGDNNF from the coding sequence ATGGGCACCACCCGACTCACCAGCCGTCGTCGCCAAGACCAGGGCTTCAAATGGGCGCGCATCAGCATGGCGGTGCTGGGAACCGTCGGAGTGATCGATACGGGTTCGATCACCCTGAAGCGTTGGGGGATGCTCGGTGACCTCACCTGCCCGATGGGCGGTGATGGTTGCGACATGGTCCTAAATAGTCCCTGGGGAACCCTTGCCCAGACGGAGACCTTCAGCATCCCGCTGTCTTTTGCCGGTCTGCTTGCTTACCTCGCTGTTCTGGTGATGGCCCTAGTGCCATTGCTACCGGGGTTGATGGAGAACCGCAGTGATCTGTCCCGGCGCACTTGGTGGGGACTGTTCACTGTTTCGCTGGGGATGGCTGTCTTCAGCATGGTGCTGCTGGGCTTGATGGTCTTCAAGATTCAGGCCTTCTGTTTCTTCTGCGTGCTCTCAGCGACGTTGTCGGTTCTGCTGCTGATCCTTTGCGTGATTGGCGGTGGATGGGACGACCCCTCGCAGCTGTTCTTCCGTGGAATTCTTCTGGCTTTGGCTGTGTTGCTGGGCAGTCTGATCTGGGCCTCGGTGCTGGATCCTGCCCGTCCTGAGGCGGCCGTGACCGGTCCTGGTGCGCCTCCGCTTGTCACCAGCGCAAGCACTCCCGCCAAGGTGGCTCTGGCTGAACATCTCACCGCGACTGGAGCTGTCATGTACAGCGCCTACTGGTGTCCTCACTGTCATGAGCAGAAGGAGGACTTCGGTTTGGAAGCTGCCAAAAAGCTCACCGTCGTTGAATGCGCTGAGGACGGTCAGAACAGTCAACGGGCGCTTTGCCAGAGCAAGAAGATCGAAGGTTTCCCCACCTGGGAGATCAACGGCAAGCTTGATTCAGGTGTCAAAGATCTGAAAACCCTGGCGGGTTTGTCCGGCTTCAAGGGAGACAACAACTTCTGA
- the rimO gene encoding 30S ribosomal protein S12 methylthiotransferase RimO has protein sequence MSPDQPPGRDMVSTRPTVAFAHLGCEKNRVDTEHMLGLLTQAGYGVSSDESDANVVVVNTCSFIQEAREESVRTLVGLAEQGKELIIAGCLAQHFQEELLDSLPEAKAIVGTGDYQHIVEVLERVEAGERVNRVSKNPTFVGDETLPRYRTTGEAVAYLKVAEGCDYRCAFCIIPHLRGNQRSRTIESIVTEAHQLAEQGVQELILISQITTNYGLDIYGRPRLADLLRALGEVEIPWIRVHYAYPTGLTPEVISAYREVPNVLPYLDLPLQHSHPKVLRAMNRPWQADVNERLMSQLREQLPDAVMRTTLIVGFPGETEEQFEHLAGFLESQRFDHVGVFTYSAEEGTAAAKLPNPVPAEIATARKDRLMTLQQPISAEANTRWVGRTVDVLIEQHNPSTGAMIGRCARFAPEVDGEVQVQPRADGMQAGPGTMVPVRINGADIYDLNGEIVGATEMVASARTSH, from the coding sequence ATGTCACCGGACCAACCTCCCGGACGCGACATGGTCAGCACACGGCCGACCGTGGCTTTCGCCCATCTGGGATGCGAAAAGAACCGGGTCGACACTGAACATATGCTCGGACTGCTGACGCAAGCGGGCTATGGCGTCAGCAGTGACGAAAGTGACGCCAACGTGGTGGTTGTGAACACCTGCAGCTTCATCCAGGAAGCCCGAGAAGAATCGGTCCGGACCCTGGTAGGACTCGCTGAGCAAGGCAAGGAACTGATCATCGCCGGCTGCCTGGCACAGCATTTTCAGGAGGAGCTGCTCGACTCCCTACCGGAAGCCAAAGCCATCGTCGGCACTGGCGATTACCAACACATCGTGGAGGTTCTGGAGCGGGTCGAGGCCGGGGAACGCGTTAATCGGGTCAGCAAGAACCCGACGTTCGTCGGCGATGAAACACTGCCTAGGTATCGCACCACTGGAGAAGCGGTTGCTTATCTGAAAGTGGCCGAAGGTTGCGATTATCGCTGCGCGTTTTGTATCATTCCGCATCTACGCGGCAATCAGCGTTCCAGAACGATCGAATCGATCGTGACAGAAGCCCATCAACTGGCTGAGCAGGGCGTTCAGGAACTGATTCTGATCAGCCAGATCACCACCAATTACGGGCTTGATATCTATGGACGACCTCGCCTTGCGGATCTTCTCAGGGCTCTCGGTGAGGTGGAGATTCCCTGGATCCGGGTTCATTACGCCTACCCCACAGGTCTGACCCCTGAAGTGATCTCGGCTTACAGAGAAGTCCCCAACGTTCTTCCCTATCTCGATCTGCCTCTTCAGCACAGCCACCCCAAGGTGTTGAGGGCCATGAACCGTCCCTGGCAGGCGGATGTCAACGAACGGTTGATGAGTCAGTTACGAGAGCAGCTACCGGATGCCGTGATGCGCACCACCCTGATCGTGGGCTTTCCCGGTGAAACGGAGGAGCAATTCGAGCACCTGGCTGGGTTCCTCGAGAGCCAGCGCTTCGACCATGTTGGAGTGTTCACCTACTCAGCAGAGGAAGGAACCGCCGCGGCCAAGCTCCCGAATCCGGTGCCAGCCGAGATTGCCACCGCCAGGAAAGATCGGCTGATGACCCTGCAACAACCAATCTCAGCCGAAGCCAACACTCGCTGGGTGGGACGCACCGTGGATGTGCTGATCGAACAGCACAACCCGAGCACAGGAGCCATGATTGGGCGTTGCGCTCGCTTCGCACCTGAAGTAGATGGCGAAGTGCAAGTCCAGCCACGCGCGGATGGCATGCAAGCAGGACCAGGGACCATGGTTCCAGTTCGAATCAATGGAGCCGACATCTACGACCTAAACGGCGAAATCGTGGGAGCAACCGAAATGGTGGCCTCAGCTCGCACCAGCCATTGA
- a CDS encoding MFS transporter, whose amino-acid sequence MSTAGSFAGLTAKGWILMDETKAPMVLALHFAALSLPTMLVSGPAGVLTDRVGCERVLIQAQWALLGAGLLGALSIPVFDGQAQILMLLASTLLVGIAGAYELTARNKYCALLVDENSELAPFLTSFSVVFNVGKLVGPLLGGWLITLTGPATALTLDAGTYLIPIASVIWLLNPRTELEERSAPGEKASLRVAWRECGSTLRHVLMFTGLMCVVGFFHPGLGPLIAARELGNTPMDLAIFTSVLALGSIAGGLLLQRNSHRFCRRPSRTLAGFALITAIAQLGMAYGGDVPFLLAMTLLIGAGTAGLLSSSNLITQVGSTQILRGRMAGLGQIAFLGGGGLSGLIAAQLTVTIGLQATFAISGSVGVVLALFEIWRRGGTVLNEVRSV is encoded by the coding sequence TTGAGCACTGCCGGTTCCTTCGCAGGGCTCACCGCTAAGGGATGGATCCTGATGGATGAAACCAAGGCACCCATGGTGCTAGCCCTGCATTTCGCCGCTCTCTCCCTGCCCACCATGCTGGTGAGCGGTCCCGCCGGCGTGCTCACCGACCGGGTTGGCTGTGAGCGGGTGTTGATTCAGGCGCAGTGGGCACTGCTCGGAGCTGGCTTGCTGGGAGCTCTTTCCATCCCAGTGTTCGATGGGCAAGCACAGATTTTGATGCTGCTAGCCAGCACCTTGCTAGTGGGCATTGCCGGTGCCTATGAACTCACAGCTCGCAATAAGTACTGCGCTCTGCTGGTAGACGAAAACTCCGAGCTGGCACCCTTCCTGACGAGCTTCTCGGTGGTCTTCAACGTCGGCAAGCTAGTGGGACCTCTTTTAGGGGGCTGGCTTATCACTCTGACGGGACCGGCCACAGCCCTCACCCTGGATGCAGGCACCTATCTGATACCGATCGCCAGTGTGATTTGGCTGCTGAATCCGAGAACAGAACTGGAGGAGCGCAGTGCTCCTGGAGAAAAGGCATCACTACGTGTGGCCTGGCGGGAATGCGGCAGCACCCTGAGGCATGTGTTGATGTTCACCGGCTTGATGTGCGTGGTGGGGTTTTTCCACCCTGGGCTTGGGCCCTTGATCGCCGCTCGCGAGCTGGGAAATACACCCATGGATCTTGCGATTTTCACCAGCGTTCTGGCCCTCGGGAGCATTGCTGGTGGACTACTGCTGCAACGCAACAGTCATCGCTTCTGCCGAAGACCCTCGCGAACTCTGGCCGGTTTTGCACTGATTACAGCCATAGCTCAGCTGGGCATGGCCTACGGCGGGGACGTGCCCTTCTTGCTTGCCATGACGCTGTTAATTGGAGCAGGTACTGCAGGACTGCTAAGCAGCAGCAATCTGATCACCCAAGTGGGTTCAACGCAGATCTTGCGCGGACGAATGGCCGGCCTTGGTCAGATTGCCTTTCTGGGAGGGGGTGGACTCAGTGGTCTGATCGCCGCGCAACTCACTGTGACGATCGGGCTTCAGGCAACCTTCGCCATCAGCGGGTCCGTCGGTGTTGTGCTTGCCCTGTTTGAAATCTGGCGGCGCGGTGGAACAGTGCTGAATGAGGTCAGATCAGTTTGA
- the petL gene encoding cytochrome b6-f complex subunit PetL: MGVLIYVGLVGAGLTTAVALSFVLRRIKLI; this comes from the coding sequence ATGGGCGTCCTCATCTACGTAGGTCTGGTCGGAGCTGGGCTCACCACCGCTGTGGCACTCAGTTTCGTGCTTCGCCGGATCAAACTGATCTGA